From a region of the Phycisphaerae bacterium genome:
- a CDS encoding SDR family NAD(P)-dependent oxidoreductase, producing MGSQTAWPTFASTDSDLDIIIKLSRYYGSNGDYVLAGGGNTSVKIGDRLFVKGSGCALADIDADGFVELDRSDLEQILASDLGEDPAVREIRYKEAVLAARCCPDKGQRPSVESVLHNMMPNKFVVHVHPTLVNVYTCCETGQKICDELFGDRVLWIPYTEPGPILAQTLYAAMRDYTKRTGRQCPDGVFIGNHGYIVCGDTAEEVRERFDKVMAKLRERLDQTPSAEPFGPIKRLDADKVRKLVNVIGPALRALLAEGETLRLVNFDDTDMVMQLVGGAEGKSAALAGPLTPDHIVYCKPLPLWFQAAGDEEPKALVERLRKDINAYQQQYGFLPNVVLVEGAGMFASAEDLTGSERARLLYRNAIEVSAGAKRLGKIRPMSFQEWNFIEHGEVEAYRRAISAGARRQGRAVGKVAVVTGAAQGFGFEIAEDLVRQGACVVLTDINAEGVAAAAEKINAAAKRPQAVGLAMNVTDGASIAGAFHQTIRRFGGFDLLVSNAGVLKAGSVKDQPEKDFDFVTAVNYKGYFLCVQHAAPILAVQHLARPSLWSDIIQINSKSGLVGSNRNGAYAGSKFGGIGLTQSFALELVEDGVKVNSICPGNFFDGPLWSDPNNGLFVQYLRTGKVPGAKTIADVRKAYETKVPMGRGCTTPDVMKAIYYLMDQKYETGQAVPVTGGQVMLS from the coding sequence ATGGGTTCCCAAACCGCTTGGCCCACTTTCGCATCCACCGACAGCGACCTCGATATCATCATCAAGCTGTCGCGCTACTACGGCTCGAACGGCGACTACGTCCTGGCCGGCGGCGGCAACACCTCCGTCAAAATCGGCGACCGCCTGTTCGTCAAAGGCAGCGGCTGCGCGCTGGCCGACATCGACGCCGACGGCTTCGTCGAACTCGACCGGTCCGACCTCGAACAAATCCTCGCCAGCGACCTGGGCGAAGACCCAGCCGTGCGCGAAATACGCTACAAAGAGGCGGTCTTGGCCGCCCGCTGTTGCCCCGACAAAGGCCAACGCCCCTCGGTCGAGTCCGTCCTGCACAACATGATGCCGAACAAGTTCGTCGTCCACGTCCATCCGACGCTGGTCAACGTCTACACCTGCTGCGAAACCGGCCAGAAGATCTGCGACGAGCTCTTCGGCGACCGGGTCCTCTGGATACCCTACACCGAACCGGGTCCTATCCTCGCCCAGACGCTGTACGCAGCCATGCGGGACTACACCAAACGCACCGGCCGCCAATGTCCCGACGGCGTGTTCATCGGCAACCACGGCTATATCGTCTGCGGCGACACCGCCGAGGAAGTTCGCGAACGCTTCGATAAGGTGATGGCCAAGTTGCGGGAGCGCCTCGACCAAACGCCGTCGGCCGAACCGTTCGGACCGATCAAGCGCCTCGACGCCGACAAGGTCCGCAAGCTGGTCAACGTCATCGGCCCGGCGCTGCGGGCGTTGCTGGCTGAGGGTGAGACCCTGCGGCTGGTGAACTTCGACGATACCGACATGGTGATGCAACTGGTCGGCGGGGCCGAGGGCAAATCCGCTGCGCTGGCCGGCCCGCTCACGCCCGACCACATCGTCTACTGCAAACCGCTGCCGCTCTGGTTCCAAGCCGCGGGCGACGAAGAGCCCAAGGCACTCGTCGAACGCCTGCGCAAGGACATCAACGCCTACCAGCAGCAGTACGGCTTCCTGCCCAACGTCGTCCTCGTCGAAGGCGCGGGCATGTTCGCCTCCGCGGAGGATCTGACCGGGTCCGAGCGGGCGAGGCTGTTGTATCGCAACGCCATCGAAGTCTCCGCCGGCGCCAAACGCCTCGGCAAAATCCGACCCATGAGCTTCCAGGAGTGGAACTTCATCGAGCACGGCGAGGTCGAAGCCTACCGTCGGGCCATCTCCGCCGGGGCCCGCCGACAGGGCCGCGCCGTCGGCAAGGTCGCCGTGGTCACCGGCGCCGCCCAGGGATTCGGCTTCGAAATCGCCGAAGACCTCGTCCGCCAGGGCGCCTGCGTCGTCCTGACCGACATCAACGCCGAAGGCGTCGCCGCCGCCGCCGAAAAAATCAACGCCGCCGCCAAACGGCCGCAGGCGGTCGGACTGGCCATGAACGTGACCGATGGCGCGTCGATCGCCGGGGCCTTCCATCAGACGATCCGCCGCTTCGGCGGCTTCGATCTGCTGGTCTCCAACGCCGGCGTCCTGAAGGCCGGCAGCGTCAAGGATCAGCCGGAAAAGGACTTCGACTTCGTCACCGCCGTCAACTACAAGGGCTACTTCCTCTGCGTCCAGCACGCCGCCCCGATCCTCGCCGTCCAGCACCTGGCCCGACCGTCCCTCTGGTCCGACATCATCCAGATCAACTCCAAGTCGGGCCTCGTCGGATCCAACCGCAACGGAGCCTACGCCGGCAGCAAGTTCGGCGGCATCGGACTGACCCAGTCCTTCGCCCTCGAACTCGTCGAGGACGGCGTCAAGGTCAACTCAATCTGCCCGGGCAACTTCTTCGACGGCCCGCTGTGGTCCGATCCGAACAACGGCCTGTTCGTCCAGTACCTGCGAACCGGCAAGGTGCCCGGCGCCAAAACCATCGCCGACGTCCGCAAAGCCTACGAAACCAAAGTCCCGATGGGCCGCGGATGCACCACGCCCGACGTGATGAAGGCCATCTACTACCTGATGGACCAGAAATACGAAACCGGCCAGGCCGTCCCGGTCACCGGCGGCCAGGTCATGCTGAGCTGA